One genomic segment of bacterium includes these proteins:
- a CDS encoding pyridoxal-phosphate dependent enzyme codes for MPAPSLVSLDEIRAAGDVVAGRLVRTPLLSVSLPVRGAPAPGREAGTRVWLKAENLQTTGSFKPRGVLNKLRHLTAEQKQRGLITISAGNHAQALAYAAAAEGLRALVVMPEAASATKVAATRGYGAEVVLHGTTQQALDKMHELREARGLTLVHPYDDALVIAGQGTVGLEILDDLPDVDVVVVPVGGGGLISGIAAAVKQSRPSARVVGVEPEGAPTITEALRAGRPVRLERIATIADGLTAPVAGQLTLAHVQALVDEMVLVSDEEIAEGLRAVMRHAKLVAEPAGAAGVAALLAGRVAAASGARAAVVVSGGNVDLARIKQVL; via the coding sequence ATGCCTGCGCCTTCGCTCGTATCGCTCGACGAGATACGCGCCGCCGGGGACGTCGTCGCCGGCCGGCTCGTGCGCACGCCGCTGCTCTCCGTCAGCCTCCCGGTGCGCGGGGCGCCGGCCCCCGGCCGGGAAGCGGGCACGCGGGTCTGGCTCAAGGCTGAGAATCTGCAGACGACGGGGTCGTTCAAGCCGCGCGGGGTGCTTAACAAACTCCGGCACCTCACGGCCGAGCAGAAGCAGCGCGGCCTGATCACGATCTCGGCCGGCAACCACGCGCAGGCGCTGGCCTACGCCGCGGCCGCCGAAGGGCTGCGCGCCCTGGTCGTGATGCCGGAGGCCGCGAGCGCGACGAAGGTCGCCGCCACGCGGGGGTACGGCGCCGAGGTGGTGCTGCACGGCACGACCCAGCAGGCTCTCGACAAGATGCACGAGCTACGCGAGGCGCGCGGCCTCACGCTCGTGCATCCATACGACGACGCGCTGGTGATCGCCGGCCAGGGCACGGTCGGGCTGGAGATCCTCGACGATCTTCCCGACGTCGACGTGGTCGTCGTCCCGGTCGGCGGCGGCGGGTTGATCTCGGGTATCGCGGCCGCGGTCAAGCAGAGCCGTCCGTCCGCGCGCGTGGTCGGAGTCGAGCCCGAGGGAGCGCCGACGATAACGGAAGCGCTTCGCGCGGGGCGTCCGGTGCGGCTCGAACGGATCGCGACGATCGCCGACGGCCTCACCGCGCCGGTCGCCGGGCAGCTCACGCTCGCCCACGTGCAGGCCCTGGTCGACGAGATGGTACTGGTTTCCGATGAGGAGATCGCCGAAGGGCTCCGCGCGGTGATGCGGCACGCCAAACTCGTGGCGGAGCCGGCCGGCGCCGCGGGAGTGGCCGCGCTGCTGGCCGGGCGGGTGGCGGCGGCATCCGGCGCACGCGCGGCCGTCGTGGTGAGCGGCGGCAACGTCGACCTCGCCCGGATCAAGCAGGTGTTGTAA
- a CDS encoding alpha/beta hydrolase: MTAPEPSERARAPETVRQIADRVFPVRAEGRAVRMPYYATGDLLARHPAVTRFVVMMNGTLRNADVYFASTVAAANAAGAGPEHALIVAPQLLAVPDAEALRPDADIPYWTPEGWKVGERTVHPEGGPSSYEILDAILSAARDRDRFPALRTVVVAGHSAGGQFVHRYIPFTRAHAPLEREGIAVRYVVSNPSSYLYFDDRRLDGDGALAPYPRERCADYNRYRYGLEQLNDYGAAAVSAFGGADGALAREYGRRAVAYLLGEADSDPNSDSLDKSCGAMAQGATRLERGQRYFRYIQALLGPAVLATHSLHIVPGVGHDHRAMFMSPAGLALLFGDGRASRGLVLGGGNGRAPQ; the protein is encoded by the coding sequence ATGACCGCACCCGAGCCGTCCGAACGCGCCCGGGCTCCCGAGACCGTCAGACAGATTGCCGACCGGGTGTTTCCCGTCCGGGCGGAGGGCCGCGCGGTCCGGATGCCCTACTACGCCACGGGCGATCTACTCGCGCGCCATCCCGCCGTCACGCGGTTCGTCGTCATGATGAACGGCACGCTGCGCAACGCGGACGTGTATTTTGCGAGCACCGTCGCGGCCGCGAACGCCGCGGGGGCCGGGCCCGAACATGCGCTCATCGTCGCGCCGCAATTGCTCGCCGTCCCGGACGCGGAAGCGCTCCGGCCGGACGCGGACATCCCGTATTGGACGCCGGAAGGCTGGAAGGTCGGCGAGCGGACCGTCCATCCCGAGGGCGGTCCGAGTTCGTACGAGATCCTCGACGCCATCCTGAGCGCGGCGCGTGATCGCGATCGCTTTCCCGCGCTTCGGACCGTCGTGGTCGCGGGACATTCGGCCGGCGGCCAGTTCGTCCACCGGTACATTCCCTTCACCCGCGCCCATGCGCCGCTGGAACGGGAGGGCATTGCGGTCCGCTACGTCGTTTCAAATCCGTCGTCATATCTCTACTTCGACGACCGCCGCCTCGACGGTGACGGCGCGCTGGCCCCGTACCCCCGCGAACGGTGCGCCGACTACAACCGGTACCGGTACGGACTGGAGCAGCTCAACGATTACGGCGCCGCGGCGGTCTCGGCATTCGGCGGCGCGGACGGCGCCCTCGCGCGGGAGTACGGACGCCGGGCGGTTGCCTACCTCCTCGGCGAAGCGGATTCGGATCCGAACAGCGATTCGCTCGACAAGTCTTGCGGTGCGATGGCGCAGGGCGCGACGCGGCTCGAGCGCGGGCAGCGGTACTTCCGCTACATCCAGGCGCTGCTTGGGCCGGCGGTGCTCGCGACGCACTCGCTGCACATCGTACCCGGGGTCGGCCACGACCACCGGGCGATGTTCATGTCGCCCGCCGGCCTCGCCCTGCTATTCGGCGACGGCCGCGCATCCCGTGGCCTAGTCCTTGGAGGGGGCAACGGCCGCGCGCCGCAATAA
- a CDS encoding NIPSNAP family protein translates to MVYELRVYRCMPGRKADVLARFRNVTMGMFKKHGIHVVGFWETVVGEVDELVYMTRYEDWGDREKRWGAFQADPEWQAARNKSHEHGFIVESIRTALLQPADFSPTA, encoded by the coding sequence ATGGTCTACGAACTGCGCGTCTACCGCTGCATGCCCGGCCGCAAGGCCGACGTGCTGGCGAGGTTCCGCAACGTCACCATGGGGATGTTCAAGAAGCACGGGATCCACGTCGTCGGGTTCTGGGAGACCGTCGTCGGCGAAGTCGATGAGCTCGTGTACATGACGCGCTACGAGGACTGGGGAGATCGCGAGAAGCGCTGGGGCGCCTTCCAGGCGGATCCCGAATGGCAGGCCGCGCGGAACAAGAGCCACGAGCACGGTTTCATCGTGGAGAGCATCCGGACGGCGCTGCTCCAGCCCGCGGATTTTTCGCCGACGGCCTAG
- a CDS encoding carbohydrate ABC transporter permease — MSAAPAGVRRPSAAPVLSVLTQALLGANALLVILPLVFMALSSLKTTREIFQRPFGLPSSPRWDNYTQLWSAAHFAAYMRNSVVVTVISMALVLAAGTLAAYALGRYRFRGNDLIYLFFLSGIMVPIRLAIIPLFVMMRDLRLLDSLASLVLVYAASGLPSAIFILTGFFRALPQDLDNAARVDGAGEAAILFRVLLPLARPALAIVTVYNIIPIWNDFFFPLVFIHAERLKTLPLGLTVFFGQYATNWAALFAGLTLSAAPVLLLYVVMSQQFIKGLTAGAVKG; from the coding sequence GTGAGTGCCGCGCCGGCGGGCGTCCGCCGGCCCTCGGCCGCGCCGGTCCTCTCGGTGCTCACACAGGCGCTGCTGGGCGCAAACGCGCTTCTCGTCATCCTGCCGCTCGTCTTCATGGCGCTGTCGTCGCTGAAGACTACGCGGGAAATCTTTCAGCGGCCCTTCGGCCTGCCCTCGTCGCCGCGGTGGGACAACTACACGCAGTTGTGGAGCGCCGCGCACTTCGCGGCCTACATGCGGAACAGCGTCGTCGTGACGGTGATCTCCATGGCGCTCGTGCTGGCGGCGGGCACCCTCGCCGCCTACGCGTTGGGGCGGTACCGGTTCCGCGGCAACGACCTGATCTATCTGTTCTTTCTGAGCGGCATTATGGTGCCGATCCGCCTCGCGATCATCCCGCTGTTCGTCATGATGCGCGACTTGAGACTGCTCGACTCGCTGGCGTCGCTCGTGCTGGTCTACGCGGCCTCGGGTCTCCCGAGCGCCATCTTCATCCTCACGGGCTTCTTCCGCGCGCTGCCCCAGGACCTCGACAACGCGGCGCGCGTCGACGGGGCGGGAGAGGCGGCGATCCTGTTTCGCGTCCTGCTGCCGCTCGCCCGGCCGGCACTCGCGATCGTGACCGTGTACAACATCATCCCGATCTGGAACGACTTCTTCTTCCCGCTGGTGTTCATCCACGCCGAGCGGCTGAAGACGCTGCCGCTCGGCCTCACCGTGTTCTTCGGCCAGTACGCGACGAACTGGGCGGCGCTCTTCGCCGGGCTGACGCTGTCGGCCGCGCCGGTGCTGCTCCTCTACGTCGTCATGTCGCAGCAATTCATCAAGGGGCTCACCGCCGGCGCGGTCAAGGGCTAG
- a CDS encoding sugar ABC transporter permease: MQLRRAVLPYKTVRALWVAVCLAPALLLFSAFVAYPVVTAMAYAFSRWDGIVRAGFAGLDNFHRLLTLYPYRERMAAAFWHNVWTFLLTMIVQNGLAMLFAVLLAGRAWGVRFYRAVFFMPVVLSLVVVGFLWQLFLNPVWGAVNKLLVLAGLGALARPWLGDPQTALVALVLVNAWRWVGFPTIVFLAGIQAIPDDYLEAARLDGAGPATIFRRIVLPLLAAQVNIIVILTFIGAFNWFELPYVMEGVTGEPFHSTDVLGLLFYRSAFGAVDTGNPDVGLGSAIAVVMFVLILVTSGLGAVYLRRREVEA, encoded by the coding sequence ATGCAATTAAGGCGGGCGGTCCTTCCATATAAGACGGTCCGCGCGCTGTGGGTCGCGGTGTGTCTTGCGCCGGCGCTGCTGCTCTTCAGCGCGTTCGTGGCGTACCCGGTCGTGACCGCGATGGCGTACGCGTTCTCGCGCTGGGACGGTATCGTGCGCGCCGGCTTCGCCGGACTCGACAACTTTCACCGGCTCCTCACGCTGTATCCGTACCGGGAACGGATGGCGGCCGCGTTCTGGCACAACGTGTGGACGTTTCTGCTGACGATGATCGTCCAGAACGGGCTCGCCATGCTGTTCGCGGTGCTGCTGGCCGGGCGCGCGTGGGGCGTGCGATTCTACCGCGCGGTGTTCTTCATGCCGGTCGTCCTGTCGTTGGTCGTCGTCGGGTTTCTGTGGCAGCTGTTCCTGAACCCCGTCTGGGGTGCCGTGAACAAGCTCCTCGTGCTGGCCGGCCTGGGGGCCCTGGCCCGTCCCTGGCTCGGCGACCCGCAGACGGCGCTCGTCGCGCTCGTGCTGGTCAACGCGTGGCGGTGGGTCGGCTTTCCGACGATCGTCTTTCTCGCGGGCATCCAGGCGATCCCGGACGACTACCTCGAGGCGGCCCGGCTGGACGGCGCGGGACCCGCGACCATCTTCCGGCGCATCGTGCTGCCGCTGCTGGCGGCGCAGGTGAACATCATCGTGATTCTGACCTTCATCGGCGCGTTCAACTGGTTCGAGCTGCCCTACGTGATGGAGGGCGTGACCGGCGAGCCGTTCCACAGCACCGACGTGCTCGGTCTCTTGTTCTACCGGTCGGCCTTCGGCGCGGTCGACACCGGCAACCCCGACGTGGGCCTGGGATCGGCGATCGCGGTCGTCATGTTCGTGCTGATCCTGGTGACGAGCGGCCTGGGCGCCGTATACTTGAGGCGCCGGGAGGTGGAGGCGTGA